One bacterium genomic window, GATATTTGAGGCCCGTCAGCTGGATCTGTTTGAAGTGGTCCGCCTTGGAAAGATTTCCCATGTCGCGATACACGAAAAACCCGCCGATAAACCTGAGCAGGCCGCTCTCGCTATCCAGGCCGAACGTGGCCAGCGACCCGTCCTTGGCCGCATCCGCCATGCACTTGAGCTGTTGCGGCTGATCGACGCTGGTCGAGCACTCCTGCAGCAGGAAATCGGACACGGCCTGCTGGTCGTAGGCGATCCCCACCACGTACAGGCTCTGACCGTCCCACGCGATGTCGGTGGGTATGAACCTGTCGAAGCGCTCGAAGCTCGAGTCGTTCGTGGCAAAGCCGGGCAGCGAAGGGCTGCCGCCACCCGTGGGATACGCCCTGAGCCTGCTGTAGACGCCGTCGGTCAGCATCGCCTCGAATATGGGGTGATATGCCTGCTCGAACGTGGGCGCCACGGCCGCCGCTGAAGACGGTTTTGAGAGGACGAATACGTGGCTCGATCCTGCCTGGGTCCTGACAGGGAGGAGCGACAAGCTCGACTCCTGCGCCACGACCTCTGAGGCTATGATCCCGGAACAGCTCTCGCCGCCGATGAGATCGGCCGGAGCTATCTGCTGCACGAAACCGTCCGCAGTCGTGAAGACGATGGAGGAATTGTCGTCCGACAGATCGAGCGAGGTCACCCCGTCGGGCGCCGAACGCCAGGCGCCCCTGGTCGAGTAATCCGCAAACCCCGTGCCCGCGTCGTTGGGCCCCGCTACTCCCAGCCCCCTCTCCGTACCGTAGACCAGCATGCGCTTGCCCCCGTACACCATCGGCGCGATGTCGTTGACGGCGCCCGGCTTTGCCAGGCTGATCTTGCCGATCACCTCATCCGCAGTGCCGTACTTGATGGAGGCGCCGCTGCCCCAGAAGATCATCTCCGATACTTCGGAATCCGGTATCTGGACGGCAAGAGAGGCGAGCCCCCTGATCTGCCCGCCCAAGCTCCCGCTGTAAGCGGACTCGAACGGATTCACCTCTATGGTCCTCTCGTACGGATCGGAGCCCGAGATCTCGACGCGATACGAAGCGTCGCCCGTCATGCACAGATCCCCCGAGGTTTGAGCGATCCCGCCGGAAGAGCCGCCACTGCCTCCGCCCGAGCAGTCGATCATTATGATAAGGAGCGTCAAAGCGATGACGCCGGCAAATGCCCTGACAACGGTATGTGGCCGGCATCCGCGACGCGGCAGACAGTTCAATTTATCCATAATCAGCCCTCTCCGCCCTTGAAAACGACCGCAGGGCAATCCGGACTTCGCCGTGCAAAACCGACAGTTTATTAATAAAGCATAACCCGTGCCAGAAAAACGGACGGGCTAGGAAACGATCATCGTGAGGGCCGGGCCGGTCGTTATCTCTATCCTGTCGGCAGGCTTGTCCGCAAAATCGCCGTCGACCGTGTATTCCATGGGGTTTTCGAATTCCAGCACCATGTCGGAGGTCATCTCGTCGATCAGGTGCTCGGAGCGGGCCGGCAGCGCGAAGAAGGCGCGCGGGAAGGTGAACAGGAGCTGGCGGCCTGTGGCGGAAATGCAGATGGATTGGAACTTGCCTTCTACTGAGGTTGACCTGTAGAGCGGCTTGAAATTGAAGCCGAGCGTGGACATCGTGCCCGCGAATATCATCATGTAATTTTTGAACGGCGCAGGCTTTCCCTCTATGGTGATCCTGCAGTCGAAGCGTTCGGCGAGCCGCCTTGCGAACCTGCCGTTGATGATCGAGGAGAACACGGCCCTGGCCAGCAGCATGGCGCCTCTGAAGGGCGTGGGCCCGCCCTCGACGTTCTGATAGACTTTTATGAAGCGGCTGATGAGCCCCATTCCGAAGAGGAATCCGTACGCGCCGTTGACGCGGATCATGTTGATGCCGACCTCTTTGAACGGGATGCCCTCGTGATATTTCAAGATGAGGCTCGAGAGTATCTTCTCGGTCTTGCCCTTGACGTTCAGCTGATTCGCCAGATTGTTCATCGTGCCGCCGCGGAGGAGCGCGATCTTCGGCAGCGGTTTGTCGCCGTACACGTCGAGGAAGACGGACAGCGTCCGGTGGTTCGTGCCGTCGCCCCCCGAGATTCCGAGTATGTCCACTTCCCTCTCTTTGAATTCGCGCGCCAGGGTGCGCACCTCGTCGAGCGTCTCGGTCGAATGGCACGAACCGCGGTCGCCCACGATGAAGCCCATCTTCCGCGCGCGCTCCGGGTCCTTCCTGTGGGAGCGCGAATACGGATTAATTATTATCCCTATCCCTGACATAGGTTCATCCGCTCCTATTGCGCCGTCGCCGCCTTTGAATGATGCGACCTGCGTGCGCCGCCGCGCCTCCCCCTGCGCCTGGGCCTGCGCTTTTTCCCCTGGCCGGCGGGCTGCGCCTCTTGTGGATGCGGTTGCGGACGTGGGTATTGACGCACGTGCGCCTGCGGTTGAGCACGGACCGCGGCGTGCGGCTCACGCGAAGGCGCCGCATGCGCGGGGATGTCTTTCGGCTTCGCTACTATGCCGCGGCGCTTCATGTACTCGTGCACGATGAAGGAGGCGACCTGCGAAGGCCTGGTCCCAGGCCCGAAGCCCGCGTCAAAGCCGAGCTTGAGGGCGTTCTGATGGTCTAGCCTCGGTCCGCCGATGACGGTGATCAGCCCCTTCCTGAGCTTGTCGCTCTTCTTGACCAGGGCATGGAGCTCCTTGAGGTTTTTGATGTGACTGTCGCGCTGCGTGACCACCTGCGAAACCAGGAGCGCGTCGGCCTCAAGCTGCACCGCCCGCTCAATCAGTTCCTCGTTGGTGAGCTGGCTGCGGAGATTGTGAGCTTTGAAGAGAGGGTAACGCTCCAAGCCATAGTCGTGGGCGTAGCCCTTCATGTTCATGATGGCGTCGATGCCAACCGTGTGCGCGTCCGAACCGGTGCATGCGCCCACCACAACGATCGGCCTGTCGATGTTGCGCGCCATGTACGCCGTGAGCTCCTCGTAGTTCATGGCCGGGACCTCGACCTTCGGCACGTGAATCGCCGAAAGATCTATCGTCCGGTCGCACTTTCCGTACGCCACGAAGAAAGTGAACTCACGGCCCATCGGATCCATCGCACAGATAGCCACGTCGCGGAGCCCTATCCCCTCAACGTATCGCTTCGCCGCCTCGCGGGCCTCCGGCGACGCGGGGACAGGGAACGTAAACGAAAGCTGCATCT contains:
- a CDS encoding diacylglycerol kinase family protein — its product is MSGIGIIINPYSRSHRKDPERARKMGFIVGDRGSCHSTETLDEVRTLAREFKEREVDILGISGGDGTNHRTLSVFLDVYGDKPLPKIALLRGGTMNNLANQLNVKGKTEKILSSLILKYHEGIPFKEVGINMIRVNGAYGFLFGMGLISRFIKVYQNVEGGPTPFRGAMLLARAVFSSIINGRFARRLAERFDCRITIEGKPAPFKNYMMIFAGTMSTLGFNFKPLYRSTSVEGKFQSICISATGRQLLFTFPRAFFALPARSEHLIDEMTSDMVLEFENPMEYTVDGDFADKPADRIEITTGPALTMIVS
- a CDS encoding OAM dimerization domain-containing protein; the encoded protein is MLKVNHKKLKPYGDRLDDGQMQLSFTFPVPASPEAREAAKRYVEGIGLRDVAICAMDPMGREFTFFVAYGKCDRTIDLSAIHVPKVEVPAMNYEELTAYMARNIDRPIVVVGACTGSDAHTVGIDAIMNMKGYAHDYGLERYPLFKAHNLRSQLTNEELIERAVQLEADALLVSQVVTQRDSHIKNLKELHALVKKSDKLRKGLITVIGGPRLDHQNALKLGFDAGFGPGTRPSQVASFIVHEYMKRRGIVAKPKDIPAHAAPSREPHAAVRAQPQAHVRQYPRPQPHPQEAQPAGQGKKRRPRRRGRRGGARRSHHSKAATAQ